The nucleotide sequence TTTGTACCAATCGGCGACGGCGGGGATCCAGCCGGTCATTTCGAGGTCGCCGACGCGGAAGCCTTCGACGAAGAAGTCGACGCTGTTGTCTTCAGCGATGGCGTAGGCGACGAGCGCTTCGTTCTCACTTCCTTCCGCCAGGTCGACGAGGTCTTCGATTCCCTGGACGCCGAGTTTCTGGAGCAACGGCGCGACTTCCTTGGCCGACTTCGAGAACGGTTGGTAGAGCAGCATGGAAACGTGCGAACCGCTCTTGGCGGGCAGGCTGCTCGTGAATGCATACTCGTTTTCGAGCGACCGGCCGTCTTCAGACATTTCGATCGTGTTCTTCACGAAGGCCGCGCCGGGGCCGAAGATGACGTAGTCGTCGATGACGGCGTAGCTGATACCGAACGGGGCACCGGGATATTCAAAGGACACGACGAGATGGCCGCGGTAGCTCTCGGAGCGTACTTGCACCTTCTCGAGCTGCGAATCGCCGGAGGTTGCCATCAGGTCGATCAGGTCCAGCATCGCGTTGTGGAAGGCGATCGGGTCGAGCACTTCGATGGCGACCTTGACGTTGGGAATCGGCAGCAGCGGGTTGTCGAGGCCGATGGCAGCTTCGTTTCCGAGCGTTGCGGCGACCATGCGGAGGAGTTCGGCTTCGGCGGACTGGTCGACCGCGTCGAAGTTCTTGTTTTCGCTGCGAAGCCAACCGAAGACTTCCTCAAGCATAACTTCTGGCGATTGGACTTTCATAGCAAGCAGCGCGTGCGTATCGGGCGAGAAGAATTGGATGGACCCCATCGCCCCCGGTTCGTCCAGCCAACCCACCATGCCGTGGCGTTCACCATCGAAGGTCACGCGAACGGCCTGGTTGTCTGCCTGATCGCCGAAGTCGGTGGCGCCGATGATGGCGCGCATGTTGTCGAGACCGAAGCGCTGCATGGCGACCGCGGCGCGATCGCCGTAGGTCCTGTCGTGTTCGAGCATCAGCTGATTGATACCCGCGACGTTGACTGCTCCCGTGATGGTGCTGTGCGGCGACGTATTGCGAAGATCGAGCACGAAGGGCGAGTAGGCGAAGTCGGTCGGCGTGTCGGTGCGGATGGCTTCGAGGCTTTCGAGGAACGCGGCGTTCTGGATAGCGATGATCAGGAAGCCGTTCTCAACGCGCGCGCTGACTTGTTCGTTTCCCATCTGCAGCAGGCTCAGAAGGGGCACGAGCTTGCCGTTGATGACTTCTTCAACAGCAGCCGCATCGGAGCGCACATCGGTGATCAGGACGGCGCCGTTTTCGCCCACGCCGAGACTGACGGAGCCTTTGAGTGCTTTCAGAACCGTCTGCACATCGGGACTGCGAAGAGCGGTCCCCAATCCCGTTGCGAATTGCTCGGCGGATTCTTCGTCGATTTCAACTTCGCTGAGGCGATCGATGAAGGTGCGGATAGTTTCTTCGGTGATGACGTCCGCGAGAGACTCGGTGCCGGTCGGACCGATGAGATGCGCGATGCTCGGAATCTCGACCAGCACGATCGTGTCTTCCGGCAGATAGTCGGTTGTGAGAGCAACGCCTTGGCCGTAGGGCGAGACGATCTCATCGATCGAACTCATCGTGGCAGCAGACGTTGTGGCAGCGGCATCGGCGTCGGGCAGTTCTGCGACGAGCGTCGGCTCGTCCGCGTTCATGGCGGTTGCGCCGGCGGATGTCCATGCAATGCGTCGATCGACGGGAATCGGGCGGGCTTTCTCGCTGCTGTAGGATTCACCCGCGCCGAGTTTTTTCACGACGCCGGCCTGGATGACTTCGACGTTTCCGCTGGCGACGGCGACTTCGGCACCGCGAAGGCCGCGGACGACACTGAAGGTTCCGCCGTCGGATTCGACGCGGAATTCGCGCGTATCGACGCGCACCGGACGGGCAGACTCTTTCGCGGCGTTATTCGCGACGAAGAGTTCGCCGCGCTCGAGTTCGAACTGCGGCTTGTTCTTCGAGCCGGCAAGACGGACGAGGGAATTAGCGTTGAGCTCGACGCTGCCGGTGTTGTTGGCGAGGGCCAACTGCAGGTAGCCGTCGTTGGCGGTCTTCAGGCGCTGCGTTGTGGCCGGCAGGCGATCCTCTCCGGCAAGGGAGCGAATGCCCTCGGCCTCGAATGCCTGCACGGTTCCTTGGGATGCCAGGACGCGTTCGACGGCGCCGCCGTTACCCCAGGGCAGAATCACGTATGTGCCGACGGCGATCAGAAGTGCCGCACATGCGGCGATCGCCATCCAGCGTGAAATCGGGCGAACCTTCGCGGGTTCGCGCGTGGTGCGTGCGACGGGAAGCGCAGAGAGATCGGGCCGGTCGGCCGACTCGGCCAGCGTTTCTTCCGCGGCGCCAAAGAACGCGGCCAGTTCTCGATCCTGGCGGCGGTATTGTTCGAGCAGGTCTTTGTATTCTTCGTTGGCCTCGACTTCGGCCATGAGTTCGCGTTCCTCGTCGGGCGTGAGTTCGCCTTCGAGGAATTCGAGGATTCGGTTTTCGGCTTCGTTACGAGTCATCATTGGAGAAACTCCCCGGCGAGCGTCATCACCCGCCGTTGCCTTTCTGTACGCCGCGCGTGTGTTGCGCGGGATCGGTGGCGGCCGTTCGATCGGCGGCCTCCATGCGCGCCCGCAAGACTTTGCGGGCTTCGAACAGGCGGGATTTGGCGGCTTCGAGGCCGATGTCGAGTGCATCGGCGATTTCCCGGCAGGACATGTTGTTCATGTACTTCAGGCCAAGAACGACGCGGTGGGGCTCGGGGAGGCTGTGGAGGGCTTCTTCGAGCTGTCGGAGACGTTCCTTTTCCACGAGCATCTCTGGCACGGAGATGACCTCCGGCGCGGGCTGATTGGCCAGGGCGCGGCGGCCGCGTTCGGCTTTGCGCAGGTGCTCGTGGGCGATGTTGCGGGCCATGGAGTAGAGCCAACTGGAAAGGCGCGATTCGGATCGCAGATTTCCCAGAGTCGAGAAGGCGCGGACGAAGGTGTCATGCGCGATGTCTCGGGTCATCTCCGGATCCCCGGTAACGCCGTATGCGACCGCGTGAATGGTGCGTTCGCAGGGGCGGACGAGCTTCCAGAAGGCTTTGGTGTCGCCTTCGACGGCGCGGGCCAGGAGCTGCTTCCGGCTTTGCTCGTCCGTTGTTGGGGATTTGGCCATGGTACGGTGTCCTGTTTCGGGACTTCTGCCGCTATTTTTGTCCCGTTCACCATGTAAGTGTTCGAGCGGGACGTTTGGTTGGAAAGTTTCTCCGTTTTTTTTACGAGGAACCGAGCGGAGCCTTCATGAGGGCAGAAGGTCGAGAAGAAACAGCGGCCCGTCGTGGTGACGGGCCGCTCCATTGATATTAGGGGAATTGCGAGTTTACTGTATGGCCAGTCAAGGAAGCCAATTCCGGGCCTGATCCGGGCATTATTGCACATTTTCTGTGACAGAAGTGCCGCCGTCCGCCGAGCACAAGGATTGACAACCAACACCGAAGCGTCTTGAGTGGAACGTAGGGAGACCGAATGGGGAAGCACGACACTTCTACCGAGGCGGCGGACGATCATGGCGCAGCGCTATCGCATTCTGGCCGTTGATGATAACGAAGACACCCTCGAACTGATCCGACTGACGTTGATGGAGGAGTACGATGTTCTGACTCTCTCCAACCCGATGGACATCTATGAACTTCTGGAAGTGTTTGAGCCGGATTTGCTGATCCTCGACGTGATGATGCCGAAGATCACAGGCTTCCAGCTTGTTGAAATGCTGCAGAAGAGCAACGCGACGCGCAATTTGCCCATCATTATTCTTTCTGCAAAGAATAGCGCGCGGGAAATCAAGCACGGCTACAAGTTGGGTGCGAGCCTGTACCTGACGAAGCCTTTCCAGCCGGAGCGGCTGGCGAAGAATGTGAAGACGCAATTCGAGGTGCATCCTCCGGCGTCGGCGCGCAAGTCGCTGAATCTGGAGCAAGTCCTGGCGCAACTGCAGCTCAAGGTGAGCTACCGGCAGGGCTACGCGCAGATCGCTTCGGCGGACCTGCGTGTGGATGAGGAGGAAGCGCGAGCCGTGCAGCAGGAGCGCGAGCGGCGCTTGCGGCAACGGTTCGATCGACATCCGACGTGACGGTGGGTGGCAATCTCTTGGATTTGTCTGCATTCGCGGGCGGGTGATTCACCCGCCCGTTCTTGTTGGGGGGGATGGACCGCGCTTTCAGCGCTTGGTGGGGGCGCGCGGAAATCCCAGGGCTTGCGCCCTGGGCTGGTATAGGACAGGGCGTTGCCCCTTTTTTGGGGCAAGATCGAGTGGGAGTGCGCGAGGGTTGCGGGACGGCTCTTGGGCAGGGATGCCCAAGTCACCTCGAATTGGTCTCCTGCGTACTCGTACTCAGCGGAGCGGTGCTCGTAATCGTTCTCGAATTGTTGGGATGGGAGTTTCGAGTAGGAGTACGAAGGGGGGCTCTGCGGTAGCTTGAGCATCTTTGCTCAAGCCCAGCGGTGTGTGGATTTCTGCGAGGGTTGCGGGCCGGCTCTTGGGCAGGGATGCCCAAGTCACCTCGAATTGGTCTCCTGCGTACTCGTACTCAGCGGAGCGGTGCTCGAACTCGTTATCGTCTTTTGGAGGGGTTGCCGGCTGGAAGCCGGCGGTCCCGGCGGTCCCAGGGACACGATTTCAACTCGATGCGTTCGGCGGGCCGAGGAGGGTGTCGATGACTTCCTGGGGGCAGCGGCGGGGGCGGCCGTCGGGGCTCATGAAGGCGTGGCGCGTACTGCCGGTGGCGATGTGTTCGTTGCGGGCGTCACAGTAGACTTCGTAGTGCAGGTTGAGGCGAACGCGGGTTGCCTGTTCGACGGAGGTGCGAATGCGCAGCAGGTCGTCATAGCGCCCGGGGCGGTGATAGTCGCAGGAGGCGTGCAGCACGGGAAGAAGCAGGCCTCTCTCTTCGAGCTGGACGTAGGGAAGGCCGCGAACACGCAGGTACTCGGTACGGCCGATCTCCATGTAGGTGAAGTAGTTCCCGTAATAGGAGAAACCCATCTGATCGGTGTCACGATAGGTGACGCGGATCAGATGGTCGTGAAAGGCGGGGTTTTCTGAGGTCATTGTGCTCGTGGGCGCGGGTTATTCCGCGGACGCGATGTCCTCGGCAATCTGAGCGTAGGTCTCTTCGTCGACGGCATCGCCGATAACGAGGCTGTCGCGGAAGCGATTCAGATCGAGGTGCATGAGCGCCCAGTGCTGGTGGGTGTTGTGCGCGACGACGGGGCCGAGTTCGTCCTGGCCCCAGTAGACGGCGTGCCACTCCTGGTTGCCGAAGTTGATGCGCACGCGGCGTCCGCGGACAAGTTTCTTTTCTTCCTGGGCAGCACCGGCCGCCGGAGCAGGCATCTTTGGCACCGTGGTGCTGGAGCCGGTCTGTGTGTCGGATGCCGTGTCGACGATGTACGGAACGAGCTGGCAGTAGTCGAAGTGGTCGAGGTGGAAGACGACTTCGTCACGCTGCCACCGCATGCGACGCTGCAGACGGAGAACGAATTCCGGGGGCAGTTGGCCGATGGCTTTGACTTCGTATTCATGCAGGGGAACGCCCTGGGGCTTGATGCGGCCGTCGGGGCGCATTTGGTAGACGATTTCGTAGTCTTTGTCGTGCCGGTGGTCTTTGAAGAATCCGATGGCTCCATCCTCGAAGTAGAGGATGGTGCCGACGGGGAAGGTTCCATCGGTGCCCAGGACGCCGCGGCCGACGCTGGAGCCGCTCTGGGTCTCCTCGCGGGCGGGGGCGGGTTGGCTCGGGGCCGGCGGGACCGGTCCGGGGCGATTGGTTTCGCCCGGCACGACGGGTCGGCGCTCGGAGCCTTTGACGCGGTCCTTGTAAGGGAATTCCTTTTTCTTCAGGACGGAGTTCGCCAGTTTGCTGAGGTATTCGTCCTCAGCGGCCCGCTCTTTGGGGTCCTCGGGGATGAGTTCGTCCTGATCTTGGTACTTGTCCGGCATGTCGATTCGGTTCTCGGTTCCTAAGTGGTGATGTGACCGCGTTCTAATCGGGTAATCACTCGTCAAGAGCGCATGGAGTCTAGAGCCGCCTGACAAACGATGTCAACGCCGATGGGCCCTGGGCCCCAGGGGGACAAACGTGGTTCTGGAGGAGTTCTTGGGGCGCGAGGGAAAAAGTGTCAACCCTGAGGGCGAGGGGCAGTACGAGGCGCGATTGGCGGACTCGATTGAGGTGACTTGAGCATCCCTGCTCAAGCCCCGAGGCTTTGGCCGTATGGTGAGCTTGCCGGCTGGGACGTGGTGGGCAGGTTGGCTTTTGGGCAGGATGCCCAAGTCACCTCGTGGACGGTGGCGGATCGATCACGATTACGAGCACGAGCACGAAACAGGGAGGTCGGCTGTCCCAGGGGTCGGCAAGGGTTATGCTGCGACTTTAGGAAAACATCGGAATCGGCTGATAACAGCCTTCGATGTGCAGAGGAGGTGCGTAAAATGTCCACAGTTTACGAACAACTCGGCGGCGAGCCTGTGATGGAGGAACTGGCGCGTCATCTTTATCGCAAGATGCTGAGCGATGTGCGGGTTGCGCATTTCTTTGAGGGCATGGATGTCGAGGCGCAGATCGCGAAGCAGAAGGCGTTTCTTTCGATGGTGACGGGCGGGCCGAATGGCTATTCGGGGCGCGATATGCGATCCAGCCACGCGCATTTGATGGAGCGTGGGCTGAACGATCGACATGTGGACTTGTTGATCCGGTACCTGGGCGAGATTCTGCAGGAAATGGGAATGCGCAAGGATCTGATCCTGCAGGTGCAGGAGAAGGCGAACACGGTGCGGGACGATGTTCTGAACAG is from bacterium and encodes:
- a CDS encoding RNA polymerase sigma factor, which produces MAKSPTTDEQSRKQLLARAVEGDTKAFWKLVRPCERTIHAVAYGVTGDPEMTRDIAHDTFVRAFSTLGNLRSESRLSSWLYSMARNIAHEHLRKAERGRRALANQPAPEVISVPEMLVEKERLRQLEEALHSLPEPHRVVLGLKYMNNMSCREIADALDIGLEAAKSRLFEARKVLRARMEAADRTAATDPAQHTRGVQKGNGG
- a CDS encoding acyl-CoA thioesterase, with translation MTSENPAFHDHLIRVTYRDTDQMGFSYYGNYFTYMEIGRTEYLRVRGLPYVQLEERGLLLPVLHASCDYHRPGRYDDLLRIRTSVEQATRVRLNLHYEVYCDARNEHIATGSTRHAFMSPDGRPRRCPQEVIDTLLGPPNASS
- a CDS encoding group 1 truncated hemoglobin, producing MSTVYEQLGGEPVMEELARHLYRKMLSDVRVAHFFEGMDVEAQIAKQKAFLSMVTGGPNGYSGRDMRSSHAHLMERGLNDRHVDLLIRYLGEILQEMGMRKDLILQVQEKANTVRDDVLNR
- a CDS encoding FecR family protein, which produces MMTRNEAENRILEFLEGELTPDEERELMAEVEANEEYKDLLEQYRRQDRELAAFFGAAEETLAESADRPDLSALPVARTTREPAKVRPISRWMAIAACAALLIAVGTYVILPWGNGGAVERVLASQGTVQAFEAEGIRSLAGEDRLPATTQRLKTANDGYLQLALANNTGSVELNANSLVRLAGSKNKPQFELERGELFVANNAAKESARPVRVDTREFRVESDGGTFSVVRGLRGAEVAVASGNVEVIQAGVVKKLGAGESYSSEKARPIPVDRRIAWTSAGATAMNADEPTLVAELPDADAAATTSAATMSSIDEIVSPYGQGVALTTDYLPEDTIVLVEIPSIAHLIGPTGTESLADVITEETIRTFIDRLSEVEIDEESAEQFATGLGTALRSPDVQTVLKALKGSVSLGVGENGAVLITDVRSDAAAVEEVINGKLVPLLSLLQMGNEQVSARVENGFLIIAIQNAAFLESLEAIRTDTPTDFAYSPFVLDLRNTSPHSTITGAVNVAGINQLMLEHDRTYGDRAAVAMQRFGLDNMRAIIGATDFGDQADNQAVRVTFDGERHGMVGWLDEPGAMGSIQFFSPDTHALLAMKVQSPEVMLEEVFGWLRSENKNFDAVDQSAEAELLRMVAATLGNEAAIGLDNPLLPIPNVKVAIEVLDPIAFHNAMLDLIDLMATSGDSQLEKVQVRSESYRGHLVVSFEYPGAPFGISYAVIDDYVIFGPGAAFVKNTIEMSEDGRSLENEYAFTSSLPAKSGSHVSMLLYQPFSKSAKEVAPLLQKLGVQGIEDLVDLAEGSENEALVAYAIAEDNSVDFFVEGFRVGDLEMTGWIPAVADWYKPIE
- a CDS encoding response regulator, whose amino-acid sequence is MERRETEWGSTTLLPRRRTIMAQRYRILAVDDNEDTLELIRLTLMEEYDVLTLSNPMDIYELLEVFEPDLLILDVMMPKITGFQLVEMLQKSNATRNLPIIILSAKNSAREIKHGYKLGASLYLTKPFQPERLAKNVKTQFEVHPPASARKSLNLEQVLAQLQLKVSYRQGYAQIASADLRVDEEEARAVQQERERRLRQRFDRHPT